The Diabrotica virgifera virgifera chromosome 4, PGI_DIABVI_V3a genome segment taaactgtttaaagtatattgatttcgttgaaatcatataatagaatataacttattacgtgcgtacaaaatacacacacattcttttttagtttctagcattaaaagtaagtaagttacgctcaaaataaagttggtccctatttttataaaaaaaaggtaacaaaacatttaaactttttatgTTAATAATACTTACTATAAATGATATACAGTAGAGAAAATACCAAAACACTTCATAAATTAAGGTACCTAAGGTATTCGCATgtttccacaaaaataaaattaagttGAAACAGGACAGTGAAGCCAAAAATGACATCACTAGTAATGCCAACATAAGAAAACCAGCTGCTTCGTTTAAATACTTGACACTTTTGTGGACACTTACTTGTACATGTACAATTTCTTTTATACTTTCTTGTCGCACAGATATATCTTCACTATAGATTTTTTTAACAgtattgttaatatatttgtatCTAGAAGAAAGTATGGTGCAAGTCTCCCACCAAAAGACGATGAGATAGAATAACTGTGCATTGCATAGAGCCCAAAAAAAGTTTGTCAGTTTACTGTACCAATTTTCGAAATCCAAAAATCCTCCGGAATTCATAATTGCGGCGGTTGAAAAAAAGAATATCGCCAATATGCCAATAATTTTCAgtaaatatgtaattaaattcCTCTCAGTTGAAAATTCATCCAAAGTCTCTATGTTTACGAAAAAGTTATTCCAGCTGTTTTTGTTACAACATTTTCCATAATAAGTACAATATAAGTAATGGATCAAAATTATTAAATTGCAGAGAAGCATGAAGATATAGACATCAGAAACATTCACATTTAAATAGTTTGGTATTGTACTTCCTTTAAATTCAGAAACCGAACTAATCAATGAGAGCACAGAAAACATAAATGCAATAATGAAATAACATATTTTGGTACAACAATTGCCGTCTATGGGAAACGGCCCCCAAAACTTTCCAACTTTAACGATAAATTTAAACACTTTTGCATCACTTATCATTACACGACACATTGCAAACGTATTTATCAGAGTAAGCACACGATATGAAGTAGCCTAATTCTGTATTTAGTATTCATTTgacatatttaattaaaaaacgcAAATAATCCCTATGCACAATAGGGTGgagcgaaaaatcgatttttttttgaCATGTAATACCTGCGAAATGTTGACCCTACCTATAGTATACTTGCTCCTAAAATTTCAgtagaaaataaaaatatcttcAGGGCTCTACCGCgcatcaaaaaaagaaaaaaatcaagaaaaatcgattttatttatgttttacttttaataaataaaagaagCTGCTTTTATCGATGTTAATAATTtctattattgaagttatacttctttaggcgcgattgagagtaaaatttcataatactgcgcgcatgcgcacacagacagtatggcgtttagttgctgaatctttcaagttatgtataaatatatcagtgcaagaaaaagtgtgaaaagaatatattagtatttttagtaaagatatttattataatttttgtgtctttggatttgtgttcctcaggagtaagatgagtattattaagacattttattgtatattttttattcttcaccttccagtctgtttgttaccgtgaattgtcattaggtacgtccgaacagatacagacacagtcctcgtagcgtatttggtatagcattcgaccagagatcgagaggtcttgagttcgagtccggagcaatcctatacttttttttaatttttttgaaagcggtaagcacaaaattagtttggtgtttaaaaaaattaaaacaaactgtttaaagtatatatGCCGCCATCTTTCTAGTGGATTATGTGTTAAGTGCTATTTCTCAACGTGACAACAAAGAAAGACAAATGACTGTTTGTTGaacgtaaatatatttttaaaattttggtgttgtATAGGCTTAACAAGAACGTCAGTTAATTTAACATTATTATAGATTTTACTTGATTAGTAATGTAGGTAGTGAAATTTTtaatataccccaggctgtgagtgaaaaataggtcgatttcaggatataattcaggaatttttgaaacctatcaggtgttgtaaaggacgatgtcaggaataacttctactaaaatgtaaccaaaaatattgtgcgcttttttttaattgcgattttcatttgttaaatttgcaatttttattgatttttaattttgcagcttaggatattgattttagagaaaaactttttaatagaaagttgtagtaaattaaaaaacctacaatttgaggtaaggcaagtttaatttggttaattggttattgcaaaacagcctgcgaaaggtccaaaatgaccgttttttacaattgcattgtttattgtacaaatatttatttttttattttttaaagctttaaaataaagatctttcaattccaaacttaaaaaaaaattgtaaagccagattaacgaatttgttgcttagatattataaattgtttatcccaagaggtcaaatgtcgaaggctataactttttgaaaaaaaaaaatcgtagagagttggtgaaacatctaatctccttctaaagagttatattttcatattctgatgtaaataaatgcgtaaagcatttttaaacatctaatttttgggtttgaaaataagggggcaaatttcgttataaatatttagagctgaagcggccctgtacatcctatgagtttttaacttacagattattgttgctaaagatgaaacaaagatttataaaaaaattaaaaacttctacgaccaactgaagccgagataatttttgggtttggaaataagggggcatatttcgttataaacatttagagctgaagcggccctgtacatcctgtgagtttctaacttacagactATTGTTGTTGAAGACAAattgaagatttataaaaaaataaaaactttctacAACCAattgaagccgagataattgtttttttttttcttaagtcgtagtgcctttatttataacaattaagaaattattttacagtcattgactaaagaaagacttatattatcttaaaataaaaattattataaaatataattacatttaattattaaaaattatttttaaaatcggtgcatttgcgagcggccgaattttgcaaatcgcccggctcgcttcaaatccgcgcggtcggaaaatttttacgtagctTGTATTAAATTTGGAGAGagaacaatttaataatattaccattataatatacagtctatttaccactgtatttgtttttcttgataaacttttatatgtgaaatttcatttctgaagaaataatattacaaaaatgatacatatatatgaaatatataactatattttaattttttcattgttatataaatataataataataacgcacttcttactataatatacaatataaaactatttcttcttttagtgactattctttttggatttcacatataaaagtttatcaagaaaaacaaatacagtggtaaatagactgtatatcataatggtaatattattaaattgttttctgtcaaaatttaatacaagttacgtaaaaattttccgagcgcgcggattttaagcgagccgggcgatttgtaAAATTCGGCCGcgtgcaaaagcaccgatttaaaaaataatttttaataattaagtgtatttctattttataataatttttatttaagataacataagtctttctttagttaatgactgtaaaataaatccttaattattataaataaaggcactatgatttaagaaaaaaaaaacaattatctcggcttcagttggttgtaaaaaatttcaatttttttataaatcttcgtttcgtctttagcaacaataatctgtaagttagaaactcataggatatacagggccgcctcagctctaaatgtttataacgaaatttgctcccttatttccaaacccaaaaattatctcggcttcagttggtcgtagaagtttttaatttttttataaatcttcgtttcatcttcagcaataataatatgtaagttaaaaactcatagaatgtacagggccgcttcagctctaaatgtttaaaacgaaatttgcccccttattttcaaatccaaaaattagaggtttacaattgttttacacatttatttacatcagaatatgaaaatataactctttcaaaggagattggatgtttcactaactttctacgatttttttcaaaaagttatagtcttcgacatttgacctcctgggataaacaatttataatatctaagcaacaaattcgttaatctggctttaaaatttttttatgtttggaatcgaaagatcttcatttaaagctttaaaaaataaaaaaaaatgatttgtacaataaataatgcaattgtaaaaaacggtcattttggacctttcgcaggctgttttgcaataaccaattaaccaaattaaacttaccgtacctcaatttgtaggttttttaatttactgcaactttctattaaaaagtttttctctaaaaatcaatatcctaagctacaaaattaaaaattaataaaaattgcaaatttaacaaatgaaaatcgcaattaaaaaaaagcgcacaatatttttggttacattttagtagaagttattcctggcatcgtcctttacaacacctgataggtttcaaaaattcct includes the following:
- the LOC126884127 gene encoding uncharacterized protein LOC126884127; translated protein: MCRVMISDAKVFKFIVKVGKFWGPFPIDGNCCTKICYFIIAFMFSVLSLISSVSEFKGSTIPNYLNVNVSDVYIFMLLCNLIILIHYLYCTYYGKCCNKNSWNNFFVNIETLDEFSTERNLITYLLKIIGILAIFFFSTAAIMNSGGFLDFENWYSKLTNFFWALCNAQLFYLIVFWWETCTILSSRYKYINNTVKKIYSEDISVRQESIKEIVHVQVSVHKSVKYLNEAAGFLMLALLVMSFLASLSCFNLILFLWKHANTLGTLIYEVFWYFLYCISFIVFSIIVIMSCDKVEKKASEFIQTCIYIQATTGDEHAATLVNLAKELRPKFSAAGFFDINQRLLPIFFSNLSTYLIIILQFKISSL